cgggttggcctacaaaaatatttcatcTCTGCACACTTTATCCACCTTTTTCTTGACGTCTCCATGGAGGGCGCCATTATCACGAGTGACTTTCTGTTTGATGCTCCGCACTTCcgttttgtatttgttactATGTATGGACAaaggacatttctgttaatggttaaaaataaaagtttctcGAAGAATTGTTGCGGTAAAAGGGTGTCACGATAGCCACAGAAAGCTCAGAAAACCTTACGAACGAGTGTTACCACGTTAGCTAAGTTACTAAGTGTTACCACAAGAGCGTaaagtaaataacatttaaagacagCTCTGTCATAGCTCTGACTACTGCATTCTGCACCTCTCAAAAACATGACAACTTATTGTTTAATTcgttatttactttattgttattgcaTAGTACATCACTATTAACACATGAAGCATTCATCCAGGGCTAAGtgacattataataatttattataatatcaaaTGAAGCTTAAGTTTACAGTTGCGCTGTATTCAAACACACGTATTCACATTGGATGACGCAGGAAATACACactatttaaaagtattttgtatgtattttagtGTATGTTTGGCCAAGTCAGCATTGTAGCTCTACAAATAAAGGCACATTTAACAACACAGCAGCTGTATCGCTACATGACATACCAGAACCAGTCACACTGAAGCatccaggggcccgtttcaataaggagtgtcgctacccgatccgtcccggatgttatgatacactgctttgcgaaaaggcggaagttaagtgatgtcattgtgaaaagggcctattggtCTGTCTTACAATAAGTCCTCATCTTTTGATCTCATCTGGTTCTGATTTTTTTGTACATCCAACCATTTAATAACGAATTACTCTCCACATAACAGTACATCTTCGTGTAAATGTAGTGGTATTTCGATTGCATCTATTTTATCCGCGATATAAAAAAAAGCGAAAGCGATATCTTCCATTTCTAGCGTTTGCAGGCGAGAAAACAGCGAGATTCGAGGAGTGTCTGTATCTCATacagtgttgccaactcttgcaagacaaataagcaactgcagctccaaaaacaagcccaaaacaagcccaacattattcatgatcatCATTGTAAATtgttatcaattatttattattaatgaacgagcctgggtcattttaaactgacactaccctgtttgaaaaacaaacataaattattttacaaaaattaattgcaaatcTCTGATGTGAGCAGTATAGGCCTAGAGATgagagatggaaaaggagaAGATAATGACCACTTAATGTAGctgtaacagccacacatttataGTAAAGTAAAActatatgcatttgatgtatactttttaaaattatattctgcaatgatcaatacatttatttaatacaataaaaatgtttgacgTTTAACTTTTAGCCTAATAAatagggtcatccctccctATCCCTTTGCTGCACCGTGATCAGATCTGACCGTTTCgttaattttaacatttcattctaatcgtgacagatgtaatacatttagtttagttggtaggggaaaggaggcggtgtgttttaggacaaattacgctattcacacgtgcttaggcttgaataacgctgtgtagccaaacgcgcagatctacacttttaacatgtttaatgatgtagcccggttataaaatgctttttatctttaagtgtatatttcatctgtttagtaTGTTTACCTCCGATTATCCAAAGAGCGCCGATGATTACGTGAAGAGACCACTGTAACATTCTTGGcttctctatgttgttttacgtgCTTCGATATGTTCTGTGACCTCCTGCGGCTTCGCGCAGACCAATCGgcgcgtgacatcatagtaccgcgagagtcATTCGACAGTAGACGTCTCTGTATGCTTTTAAATAGCTCTCGCAGTGCTGTGATGTTATGCTCTGCCGCATGTAGTACAAAAAGCCTACCTTGgagcagacagtgttaatggattgaacaaaacagcgaccatagatgtaaagaaacaaagtggcttgtcaggttcagaacaagcaaccatattttttaaaataagccccaaaacccgcaacaagtgattttttaaccccacttgacagaaaaagaagcccaaggTCGCGTATTATAAGCGGACTTGGCAACTATGATCTCATACTGCAGTCGCCTGCTTTAGACTTAATTTCAGGCGATGCTCAAACAACAAGCCTATTTGTGGGCCTTGTCACTTGCCGTAACACGGAAGCTGCAACGATCACGTGATGTGACGACAGCTGCTGTGCTGTTGGTTGTGTAGTTGTGACGCTGGGACATATTGTTAGTAGAGTGGTTTCCTTGTGACTGGTGTTCCACCGCACAGTTTACTGAGACTGATCGGATCTAAGTCGTCCTACAGAATGGTGAACTTTTGTCCGCATTGTGGTTCAAAGCTGCAGCCTGATTTCAAATTTTGTCCTTCGTGTGGAGGGAAGCTCCCAGAAGACCCAACAGAACCTGTCACTTTACAAGCATCCGAATTCCTTTCCAACTCTGTGCATCATTCTGTAAGCTGCACAAAAGGTAAAGGCAGTTTTGGGTTAAGGAGGCGTCCTGTCTTTCCTTAgtgatatttaaataaacacgATTACTTATCTGACAACTTTCCATAAGGCACTAGTAATACATCTTCCTGGAGTCATTTTATAACTAACTTGGCTCGTTAGTGAAAAGTTTAACAATGCTATCTGTATTATGAATATTGCTGAGAGTCATATATGCACATGCCCAAAACAACTAAAAGAATGTGTATTGTGTAGTTTTGGTtggttttaaaatagttttgatgtAAGATCAGAATTTAACTCAAACGCAAAGTGATTATTTCCTCTTTTACAGCAAAAATACCTTAAATCCCATGCTGTCTTTTCTCCATGTCTACATGTATGttttctgtgaagtttcagAGGGCTTATAGCACAAGTGTTTTATATGCACGATACATGTAAAACTATGTAAATGTATAGGCCTCCTTTTGAACCACTGTTGCTTCCTCCATAATGGCAAAAAATCAACTGTTTTCTCTAGTAGGTGCTGCTGAGGAGGATTCAGGTTCTGCACTGAATCGCTCACCTCTGCGTTCTGCACGGCGAAAGAGTAGCGCAGCCACACCCACAAACGCTGTAAAATGTACAGGTGAGGTTAAGGCTATTGTGTGGTTTCATAGTAGAGACAAAGGGTGTGTGTAGACTTGTCAGACATCTTCCTAAATTTACATACAAAGTCTTTGACATATCAAAAGATTATCCTTGTGTGAAAGACATCCgctttttttacagaaaagaaGTCTTCAACATCTCCACAAAATGAAAAGACATCCCctccacaaaaagaaaagacatCCCCTCAAGTTAAAGAACAACAAGAAGAAGCAAAGCAAACCTCTTCACTTGCTCTTCAAACTCCAGGTGAGatgcaaaaacatgtttttgttctgttgtcttTTGATATCCAGAGTTTCTAggtcaaaaataaataccttatcACCATATTTTAAATCTGTTAGAAAGATACAGAATCTAGATGGTTGGTATGGCTGTGACCGAAGTATTACTGTTTGTGTGTTCTTTCTCCAGATAAGAAGTCTTTGATTTCACTTGGAAAACGTAAGGCTTCTCCCCATGTTAAGGAAGAGGAGACGAAGCAAACTTCTGTTTTATCTCCAAGTCCATGTAAGATGACATGTATAACCTAGTCAATATCTAAAAAATCTGACGTAAAACCACAGTATGTAAAATTTTTgctgtaatatataaaaaaaaacacaaggccagtgttatgttttttttacaatagcGCAAATGTTTCAGACTATTTAAAATTGCCATTTTAACCAAGGACATGGACCATGTCCAATGGCATCATATCCGCGTAACCTCGGTTTCAGCTTTTACTGCCGTAGAAACCATGATGACTCAACCAAATGACCCAAGAATAGTTTGGGACAAGAAGAGAGATAAATCGAGGATCAGTGTGGCATTTCCTAAATGgagcaacattttaaaaaatgtattactttacctcatccatgaacatgatttttctttctcctcTGATTGATTACCATCAGTAGTGGAGTTAACGGCAACAGTTCCCTTCATTCCACGCTCTTTACAGCGTCATCATGCTACGCtgcttttgttgttttgaatgtGCTCCATCTAGCGGCGAAAATCTACATGCCGTGGCTTTAagtaaatgttttatcaaaatgGCTGAAGTTATACGGTAGCTTGTTATTACGTTTGGTTTCAGCTAAATGCAAATCCAGGAAGCGGGTCAGTACCGTTGAGCCTGTCCAGGAGGGAACAATGGTTTGTGACCAGTCAGGCAAAAAATGGAAACTGGTTGAACTTCTGTGGCAAACAGAATTAGACCTGACATATGCAGGTAAGACTATTGAGTcttgattaaaatgatttttttaatgagtGCACCCATCCTAAATAATTTTGTTGTTGCTACTGAGATGTTAAAGAATGCGATAACAATGCAATAAGTTTACTCTCAGTTTTTGTCTTCAAATTTAACCTACATGTAGCATGCCAGGTGAATAAGCAGACCGACTCTAATAATTGCAAGTACATCTTGAGATTGGTAAGTGTTGAGTTAACATAATGtggtgtatctgtgtgtgtgcatgggaTGTGTTTCTGATGTTTACAAGTCCTCATCCTCAGGGTGGTAGAGAAGGACACCTGTTCAATGAGCAGAATTTCCACCAGAGAGCAGCCAAAACTGATGCAGGTCAGCTCATATTTAATAGACCTTAGAATATGTAATTGCAGTTTTCAGTCCGGACTTATGACAACACATGCTTCTATTTTTTAATAGTGGAGAAATGGGTGAAATTACACAAAATAGACTTCCTTGGGATTCCATCATGTGTGGGGTTTGGTATTCATGAAGCATATAGGTATGTAGACTTGTGTCCATCGGTttactgtgtgcatgtgtgtgtgtgcgtgtgtgcttgcGTGCGTGAAAACCTCAGATTTTAAACAAGAGCAAGTGCATGctctttaaattgtttttttctctgtgtattattttttgtgtatttaatgaTCTGAAGATAGACACTTTTGGTCTCTCAAGTCATGGATGTAGGGCTGTCATAATTATGAAATTTggatgatgattaattgtctgttttaaagCTTTGACAATTATAACGATTCATTACAATAAATTtattaaatgaagaaaatatatcctttagaaatgtgaaaattctgttaatAACTTATACGATAGAGTGACCATAACAGAAAAGACTGTCTTGAGCAgtcaaactaaaactgaaatatgAGGAAGGTCTTGTTTTGCTAGATACAGCAAGTCTGGATTGACTTCAATAAAATTCatcaacacaataaaatataaagctgatacaactcaaatgatggagaaatgtcatttgaatgcaACAGTGGGTGCAGATCAAGGACGGTATATGTAGAATGTTCCAGATACTGTAGATCACCCTTGTTTACAAGGATTTACAATAATTCCGGTTATCAGAgataattgcgatgagacgattatttaaagggacagttcatccaaaatgaaaattctgttatcatttactcaccctcagattgttctgAACCTgcacaaatttctttgttctgctaaacacaaaggaagatatttgtgaagaatgtcggtaaccaaaccgATCTCATCCTCTATTGACTTACATAgtattgaaaataaatactatgggagtcaatgggggatgaaatctgtttggttactgacattcttagaaatatctttgtgtttagcagaacaaagacatctaCACAGGTTCGAACaatccgagggtgagtaaatgatgaccgaattttaatttttgggtgaactatcccttttataattgtgacagccctacatgCATAAAATGCATGGCTGTAATggcattaaatatataaaaaatataatgatgATAACTGGTGATACTTTTCTCAGATCCTACTTCACTTTGTAAAACTATGTAAATGATCATTTAATGTGCATGCAaaatttgaaaaccaaagcataATCAGCTTTTGGTCTGACTTTGTACACTTCCTTGTAGGTTTTTAGTTTTTCCTAACATGGGACAAACTCTACAGTCAATAATGGATGAAAGAACTGATTCTTTATCTGAGAAAGCTGTTCTCCAGCTTGCACTACGACTTGTAAGTTTAACATTGAAAGACTTCACTCTTAAATTTGTTGATactgacttaaaaaaaataccaTTCTCAGCGAAAGACTGATATGTAACGGTAAGCCTTGTATAAGGAATATAATATTTAAGTGTGATTATGTTTTATAGTTGGAGTTACTTGAATTCATCCACGAGAAGGAATATACTCATGCAGACATCCATGCTGGAAATATTTTCATCAACACTGACAGTCATACAGAGGTCAGTAAGCGTGTCTTTAGGAACTTGAGGATGCTCTATTATTTAGGATGAAATATTTAAGTGTTGTGTCTTTTTAGGTTTTTTTGTCTGGCTTCGGCTATGCATTTAGATATTGCCCAGGTGGAAAACATGTGGAAGAGCGGCCGGGTAGCCGCACCGCTCACCAGGGTAACGTCAAATTCATCAGCCTGGATTCTCATATGGGGGCTGGTAAGTGTCTCTTCAAATGTCAGTTGATTTACATCACGTACAGTATGTACGTCTAATTTGCCCATGTGTGGATGTATGGCAGGTCCCTCTAGATGCAGTGATTTGCAGTCTCTTGGTTACTGTATGCTGAGCTGGACGACAGGAACGCTGCCGTGGAGTCACCTCACTCACTCAAGCTCTGCTATTGCCGCAGAGAAGAAGAGGTAACCAAAACACACGACAATCAGGCTTATACTTTACTTGGAGTGGTATGGTATAGTGGGTAAGCCTCTGATGGATGAATTATGACAACCAAACTCTGCGTTTTTTCACTGTGTTTTTACTGCTCTTAGGACATGaactttgtttgtgttttctctctacAGGTATAAATCTGATATTAGTGGACTTGTGAGTTTCTGTTACAAAAAAAGCAAGGCTTCAAGTGAGCATAACATATTTCAATAGTCACATGTATATATTCATACATATTAACACTGATGAGTTAACTGGACTAAACAtatggtatttgtatttattactaGTGCACATTTGCTTCAATTTGTGAATTTTAGGTGCATTAACTGCATACCTGTCTAATGTGATGGCCCTCCAGTATTGTGAGAAACCAGATTACTCCCTTCTGAAAGCTGGGCTACATGAGAGCTTACAAAAGATGGGTGGGACTCTGAAGGAACCATTGGATCTGTAGGTTACAAAGATTCTATACATAAACAGTCCTATATTGACTGTGTATAATCTAAACTGCTTTGACTTCTTTGATTCACAGGTGAAACCATAAAGAAGTGGGACTTGGGTGATATTATGCAGGATGTCTTCGAGAgagcttttatgttttttaaagcaattttaaaaactgtttttacaGTGATATTTCAATGCAAACGttacagattttattttactctGTGTTGGTGTGTTTGCCAGTATGCTTTTGAGTTTAAAATCTTTAATGaaattgtttagttaaaagtgtgtttttttaaataaatctttacTGGTACATTATGGATGACCTCGAATATGTACATTACACAGCCAAAAACTCCCTGGTGACCAAGTTTTTGTCTAATAGTTGTTATGATTGCCAGTATTAACAACATTGTCAAAATATAAACTCCTGCTGCTCCTGAGATCACTGAAATTGGCATGTTTTCCACACTAGCACCCCTTTACAAAGCTGCAAAATAACTGTCAATTAACAATGAATtggttgtattttataaaatgcaATGCACCTATTAAACCACCCAAATCTAATCTTGCTTTTAAGAACTACTACCACAAGAGGGCAACAGCAGCACGTCTTTTATTCGAATATGAATTCTAGCGGAACTCAAAGTGTCCGGTTCCTTTTTCTGTACGGAACAAAAACATTGCATCAATAAGAGAGGCGCGAAGAGTGCAAGCCGATAACCCGTTTACACTAGAGGAAAGTTACAGATAAACAGATTTACCTATGAGTCCACCAAAAATGAAACGTCGCCGAATGGCGGAGGTGGAGCCGTGGATCGAGAATCTCATTAAAAACTACGGCGAAAGCCCGGGTTAAAAGGCTGTCAAGGCTCATGTCGTCGGCGTAAGTAGTTTTATATAAATGATGATGAGCGTTTAAAGTATTGTCTCAACAGAGAAATGTAAGGAAATGCGTGTGTGCTGGTGCAGATGTGTGATTTGTCAGAGTCGCAGCGGAGGGAGAGCACAGATGCCTGTATGATATTCCTGTCCGACGGGAGCACGCGCATTCCCGCGGCGCTGAGCGGAGCCGCGTGGGAGCGTCTGCAGGAGTGAGGGACTTATTAAACCTCTGTTATGACACCCCTCACTACACACACCTGAGCTCCTGTTTTTATCTTACTCATCTGCTCGTGCTGGAAAAAACGTAGCTGTTAGAACATAAACCTGAGTTTCTGGATTCAGAGTGAATTCCAGTTTAGCTGGAGCACCcttgctgaaaaaacaacacaaaatctAATGGATTTTCATTATAAAACCTTCAACTGTTTACCATTGGACCAATAACAAATTTACTTTAGGTAGTGCGTTTTGGGCCTTATGTTATATCGgttcccatctgccagataacattcCACACATTACCAGCAGAAACCATTATTGTTCctatttaaagcaaaacataatctaatatttatgttttctaTTTCCAGCAGGGGCACAATAACACTCAGCagggtagttgacagactaatatgcacatttgtcctatggtgtgactgcaaacatttagaaaaaaataacaatgaaggTAAATCTGCTTTTTTAtatggcaaatataaataatataaagcaatgtaatattaacagtcTGTTTTCAAAATTTTGCTATGTCACGCCATAGGACACGTGTACGATTTATTCATCAACTACCCCAGTACAGTTGCGATGCATCAAAATCAAGCCATGTACTGAAATATGACAGTGTCTGATCCGTTTCCCATTTTTCTTCAGGTCGGAGGAGAAAGAGTCCTTTTCAGACCTGCTAAatgctgttgtgtttgtgcGCAACTTCAAACTGGAGTTTGACATGAAAACTGAACTGGTGTGTTTCATGTGCCTTTTTGATTCCAGCCCCCAAAACAATTCAAACTTTTACAAAGATGCATATTTTCAAAAACCGTTTCCATGATTCATCCTTTCTATTTTTTAGGGATTGTGCCAGTTTTACTTAAAGGTTGATCAGATCACTACCGTATGCATTGCTTCCAAACACTACAACCCCCCCAGCTGGTAACTTATGAAATCTATACGCATGAACAGTAATGTGCTCTTAACAGTTAATTCATCGGGCTTCGTtagtctttgttgttttattttcttgtctTTCAGTACATTACTTCCATCAGTTAGAGAGAAGATTATAAAGACATGGAGGTGGGTGTTTATTGACTTTTAGTATGAACACATCTAATAAAGGACATCGGTAAGATGTTGTGTTTAACAGTATTTAGTGCTCATTCGTCAGATCTTGCAGGGAGAGTTCAGTCAATTCACTTAGCTCAGCATCTGGTAAGTATCGCTCGTgctacacacatgcacacttttaTTCTTTCTCGACTCAGAGCAATtcacatatacatacacattcTAGCACTGAACTGTAAATGGCTGTTGTTTGAGTTCTTAGTATCATTTATAAGTGAAGACAAATGCTGTTTCTCAGAAATGATAAAGACCTGCATTATGTTCCTAATTTCCTAGGGGTCTCTCTATCCTCTCTGTTGGGGGCGTGGCACAGtgacattataataaatattctgAATGATGCAATGGAGAAAATAACAATGTCTGCAACATGTTGTCCAAGTGTGGCCACACCCACTCACTGGCATGGAGAGAGACTTCGCTGGAAGGTAAGGCTGCTTACTTGGCAACTTAATGGCACCAGCTGTTGACCAGACAAATTATTAGTAAGAATGGGTGTGTGTATTTTTCCAGGGACAGGAGCAGTTCATTGTCCCCGTGCCTTTCCTTCTCATCTCAGAGGAGCAGAGGGAGCTGATGACAGCTGATCCCAGTACTGTCTGCTTGTCTAATTAATTGCTTTTTTCATGAGAATCCTTCGGGCATTCAAGCTCACTTTACTGGGCATGTGGCACActgtgcatgtgtttttgtcttATATATGTGGATGCGCGCAGGTGCCGATTGCAAAAATGAGAATGCGAATGCCCCTGCTCCGCCCCATGAAGAATCGCATCAGGCTGGCACGTCAACACCAGACCAAACGCTGGCTGCTCAGGACTTGATCAGTGGTTCAAGTCCAAATGAAGGACAGTGTACCCTGGAACACACAAGACTGGGTGAGATTTTACCTGAGGAGTCAATGCCGCTCCAGTAAGGTGATGTGTTATTGAACTCGTTCCCCCTTGTCTCCCAGAGGTTTTGTGTGGAACAGGGGAGATATCTGGGGATGGAGAAAGCCCTTGGGATATGTTCACTCCAGCGCCAGATCTTTTAGGTACATATACCACCTCTGACTCGCGTAGCCATTTTTAAAGCAagtacttaaaggggtcatatgacacggctaaaacaaatattatcgtatgttttagatgtaatgcaatgtgtttacacaaacgctgtattttccacataccgtgcatgtttgtatctcctctttgccccgcctctccgAAACGCgcttattttttataaagctcatcgctctgaaaagcgaggtgtgctatcattggccagttaaccagtgcgtagtgattggtggaatactgcaagcgtgtgacggaaatgtaacgcctcttaccatatttggaacatcaggttccaaagcaatactgacaggtacgcccaccttacttgcgtatacatttgggcggtcttagtcaaatcataccacaaactgatgtagatttgtgggggtgtggttacacgtggcgtttcagacaggtctgagtgagcattcgcttttagatagaatgcatcttttgttccgacactttatttttttagcaattttacgtgtctcatacatgcatgggcaacttataacacaccaaagacacagaaaaacacttatTCGCGTCATATTACCCCTTTAATACATATACACCATCTTTCTTCCTCTTTTAGTTGTTTGACACTACACCAACAGTACAGCAAAATACAACCCAACAGAACATTTCAAAAAGGCTTTAAGACTTAAAAAAGTGAAACGGAAAGTGCTattggaccagtgttgtttacaatATGGTCTTTGACAGTCACACAGTcaccaaacatttaaaaacactatGTTTATATCTAAAATTCCTTTTCTACACTTTTCTGTGCTGATACAGGCCTGGAGCCCCATTCTCAGACAGAAAGCCAAACAGTTTTAAAAGAAGTCACCCCATTTCCTTTAGCAACAAGCACCCAATTCCAGAACACAAAGCAAGTTTCAGAAGGGGTGTCCGAGGATGGCATTACACTAGCTCAGAGACCACAGCCAACCCAGATCAGCCCATCCCACGTAAGTGGCGGGTCCTGCAGAGACCCTAGTCAAGAGCATGATAAACAACATTCATCAAGTCCCCCCTCATGGATCGTCGAGAGCACAGACCCACTGTCTAAAAACTGTTTCTTATTGGCTCCACCCACCAAGCCAAACTCACTGGCCCCACCCACCAAACCGAAAAACGTGAGGAAGGAGTCTTTAATAGgcttcatgtttttgttctaCAAAGTTTTACTTTCTCACTTTCATGTTGCATCAGAAATGTTTCTGAAATGTTTAATCATCTCTCTTGCAGGTGCATTCAGATGGAAGGCCTTTTTCGTATTTGTATCATCCTGACCCTCAGGTGGCCACAGCCCTCAGTCATTTACAGTGAGTGTCGTCTATTTTCTTATAAGATATACTGATTATAGATTCCTATAATCCATACttattttatatgtaatattaTGATGTAATTCTTGAAGAGCAGTATTTTTTAAGTGGGGTAATATAAGAGATTGTCAACCCTTTCAAGTCACCTTTATAAAGATTGTGGTATCGGTATTATTCTACCACCATgttaaaaaattactttttcatttaaacactgAAGTCCTACTTGGGAGTTGTTACTTCTAACCTCAGTTAACTCCAACCTTTTACATccaatgtctgtttttgttgattgattggtgtgtgtgtgtgtgcgcgcgcgcgcgcgcgtgcgtgtgtgtagaaTCCCAGGACAGCTTATACAGTGGGCGGTGCGTTATCTTGGGACCTCTAACTCTGCAGATGTCAACGCGGGAGCTGATTCTTAAGTCATTGCCTGTTACCTcaaattacattatatttttgttaaaagaaaaaattcaacttggaatgcatttttaaaataatatccaTTGTCTGTGGAtactgttgttttttacagtaagtGAATGTAACAGtgtattatttgtaataaatgttcatattgaaatattatGACCTGTGTCACAATTTTTACTTATGTAACCATGTTTATCTCTTTTAAGCCTTAATGGTCTGTACTAAGCAGGAACCTGTGCTTGGACTGTTTGTCCATCTATAGACTTGTTTGGAAGAAATCAAATAATGGTAAAGCTTAATCACAAGCAAGAATCTGCACATTGCAATTACATTGTACACAATACAGTCATGTAATACaaaaatctttcattttgtattactatatttataattttatatttaaaccattacatttacattatagtACACTATGTACAAGTATTAAAAACATCATATGAGAGACAATTGGCAAATGCAGCAATGACTGATCGAAGTTATGATATCTTTATTAAGGATGACACTACCATAGCAATGCAGTGCGCCACTGTATTTTTGAATAATTGTCAAAGATGAGTGATTACAcaatcattgtcatttttagagTGATTACATAATAGGGATTACACAGAAAAAACGTTTCCTGTAATTGTAATAAAACACTGACAGCACCTTAGACGGTAATAGTCAGTAAAGAATACATAATAGCGGAAATGAAGGAATGTTGTAATGTAATTGTAACAGAGGTGTGATTGTGTGAGGTAAGATGGTTGTCCTAAAGATGTCTATGTGAAATCTGTGCCTTCAgaattctgcagaaaaaaaatatatatataacgtaTTTATTAAAGAAGGGCTGTGGTTTCACACCTTTTTCTAAGGTTTTTTATAGACATTTCCTTAGCTGACCTGCAGGGGTTGCAATGATTTCAACGCACTTTTGTCTAAACGTCAacgaagaagaggcaacggaaACGCTTCTGGACGTCACTAAAAATACAGAAGTCCCGCAGGACTTAACTTCTCTCTCATGGTCTTGATATGTCACCTAAAAAACGGCAGAATGATCCTGGAACGCCTAAAAAGAGTAAGAAGGAGAAACGAGTCGAGCTGGCCGTGATCAACACGGATCTGAGGGAT
This region of Triplophysa rosa linkage group LG1, Trosa_1v2, whole genome shotgun sequence genomic DNA includes:
- the acd gene encoding adrenocortical dysplasia protein homolog isoform X2 encodes the protein MSSASEEKESFSDLLNAVVFVRNFKLEFDMKTELGLCQFYLKVDQITTVCIASKHYNPPSCLCCFIFLSFSTLLPSVREKIIKTWRSCRESSVNSLSSASGVSLSSLLGAWHSDIIINILNDAMEKITMSATCCPSVATPTHWHGERLRWKGQEQFIVPVPFLLISEEQRELMTADPSADCKNENANAPAPPHEESHQAGTSTPDQTLAAQDLISGSSPNEGQCTLEHTRLEVLCGTGEISGDGESPWDMFTPAPDLLGLEPHSQTESQTVLKEVTPFPLATSTQFQNTKQVSEGVSEDGITLAQRPQPTQISPSHVSGGSCRDPSQEHDKQHSSSPPSWIVESTDPLSKNCFLLAPPTKPNSLAPPTKPKNVHSDGRPFSYLYHPDPQVATALSHLQCVCVCARARACVCVESQDSLYSGRCVILGPLTLQMSTRELILKSLPVTSNYIIFLLKEKIQLGMHF
- the vrk3 gene encoding inactive serine/threonine-protein kinase VRK3 isoform X2, whose amino-acid sequence is MVNFCPHCGSKLQPDFKFCPSCGGKLPEDPTEPVTLQASEFLSNSVHHSVSCTKGAAEEDSGSALNRSPLRSARRKSSAATPTNAVKCTEKKSSTSPQNEKTSPPQKEKTSPQVKEQQEEAKQTSSLALQTPDKKSLISLGKRKASPHVKEEETKQTSVLSPSPSKCKSRKRVSTVEPVQEGTMVCDQSGKKWKLVELLWQTELDLTYAACQVNKQTDSNNCKYILRLGGREGHLFNEQNFHQRAAKTDAVEKWVKLHKIDFLGIPSCVGFGIHEAYRFLVFPNMGQTLQSIMDERTDSLSEKAVLQLALRLLELLEFIHEKEYTHADIHAGNIFINTDSHTEVFLSGFGYAFRYCPGGKHVEERPGSRTAHQGNVKFISLDSHMGAGPSRCSDLQSLGYCMLSWTTGTLPWSHLTHSSSAIAAEKKRYKSDISGLVSFCYKKSKASSALTAYLSNVMALQYCEKPDYSLLKAGLHESLQKMGGTLKEPLDL
- the vrk3 gene encoding inactive serine/threonine-protein kinase VRK3 isoform X1, which translates into the protein MVNFCPHCGSKLQPDFKFCPSCGGKLPEDPTEPVTLQASEFLSNSVHHSVSCTKVGAAEEDSGSALNRSPLRSARRKSSAATPTNAVKCTEKKSSTSPQNEKTSPPQKEKTSPQVKEQQEEAKQTSSLALQTPDKKSLISLGKRKASPHVKEEETKQTSVLSPSPSKCKSRKRVSTVEPVQEGTMVCDQSGKKWKLVELLWQTELDLTYAACQVNKQTDSNNCKYILRLGGREGHLFNEQNFHQRAAKTDAVEKWVKLHKIDFLGIPSCVGFGIHEAYRFLVFPNMGQTLQSIMDERTDSLSEKAVLQLALRLLELLEFIHEKEYTHADIHAGNIFINTDSHTEVFLSGFGYAFRYCPGGKHVEERPGSRTAHQGNVKFISLDSHMGAGPSRCSDLQSLGYCMLSWTTGTLPWSHLTHSSSAIAAEKKRYKSDISGLVSFCYKKSKASSALTAYLSNVMALQYCEKPDYSLLKAGLHESLQKMGGTLKEPLDL
- the acd gene encoding adrenocortical dysplasia protein homolog isoform X1, coding for MCDLSESQRRESTDACMIFLSDGSTRIPAALSGAAWERLQESEEKESFSDLLNAVVFVRNFKLEFDMKTELGLCQFYLKVDQITTVCIASKHYNPPSCLCCFIFLSFSTLLPSVREKIIKTWRSCRESSVNSLSSASGVSLSSLLGAWHSDIIINILNDAMEKITMSATCCPSVATPTHWHGERLRWKGQEQFIVPVPFLLISEEQRELMTADPSADCKNENANAPAPPHEESHQAGTSTPDQTLAAQDLISGSSPNEGQCTLEHTRLEVLCGTGEISGDGESPWDMFTPAPDLLGLEPHSQTESQTVLKEVTPFPLATSTQFQNTKQVSEGVSEDGITLAQRPQPTQISPSHVSGGSCRDPSQEHDKQHSSSPPSWIVESTDPLSKNCFLLAPPTKPNSLAPPTKPKNVHSDGRPFSYLYHPDPQVATALSHLQCVCVCARARACVCVESQDSLYSGRCVILGPLTLQMSTRELILKSLPVTSNYIIFLLKEKIQLGMHF